A window from Solanum stenotomum isolate F172 chromosome 5, ASM1918654v1, whole genome shotgun sequence encodes these proteins:
- the LOC125864315 gene encoding ribosomal protein S1, mitochondrial-like: protein MFLVDAGLGTLRICMQDEPTGVPINRATRFENRVGFLDLVAGESLIKERAATRFNDLVGSTNVVAGEPLLLLPRRFRQNRAWMELKKIEKTKANIKDFIIEKVKGGYSVAIAGFITFLPFRRRRKRILNNQFTVESINPKKKNIVVF, encoded by the coding sequence ATGTTCTTGGTGGATGCAGGACTTGGGACCCTCAGAATTTGTATGCAAGATGAGCCTACAGGGGTGCCAATCAACCGAGCCACCAGGTTTGAGAATAGGGTGGGATTCCTGGATCTAGTGGCCGGTGAATCACTGATCAAAGAGCGAGCAGCCACCAGGTTTAATGATTTGGTGGGATCTACAAATGTAGTGGCTGGTGAAccgcttcttcttcttccacgAAGATTCAGACAAAACCGAGCTTGGATGGAACTGAAAAAGATTGAGAAAACGAAGGCAAATATCAAAGACTTTATTATTGAGAAAGTAAAAGGAGGTTATTCAGTAGCCATTGCAGGTTTCATTACTTTTCTTCCATTCCGTCGCAGAAGGAAAAGGATATTGAATAATCAATTCACCGTTGAGAGCATTAaccccaaaaagaaaaatattgtggtCTTctaa